The Geotalea uraniireducens Rf4 genome window below encodes:
- a CDS encoding glycosyltransferase family 2 protein codes for MVSVSAVIPTYNGTRYLVDAVQSALTQTYELLEIIVVDDGSEADIEKILAPFFPKVKYVRQENAGPAAARNHGISIAKGDLIALLDDDDMWHPTKTAVQVQRMIENPECGLVYSYQELIDEQGRVIPNEAPTEFPSGSVYREFLTKNRIGTPSATLIRREVFEKIGLFDETRECISCEDYDLWLRISGNFDVMFCPGTLVSYRVRNSGISQNLDKHLKAHHYVFNKLISQHIESPKLTDREFYAAFGFNLHHTLKRFAYGYYYIVENRTKARCLMLAVLRKHPFCLKDILYFIIFSMPDPLFRVLRKTKQELADACLSLQLKS; via the coding sequence ATGGTTAGTGTATCTGCCGTCATTCCAACATACAACGGTACGCGCTACCTCGTAGATGCCGTGCAATCCGCACTGACGCAAACGTACGAATTGCTGGAAATCATTGTTGTTGACGATGGATCCGAGGCGGATATCGAAAAAATATTGGCTCCGTTCTTCCCGAAGGTCAAGTATGTGCGCCAGGAGAATGCCGGTCCCGCAGCAGCCCGCAATCATGGTATTTCCATCGCAAAAGGAGACTTGATTGCGTTATTGGATGATGACGATATGTGGCATCCAACAAAAACTGCTGTACAAGTGCAGCGCATGATTGAAAATCCCGAATGCGGCCTGGTTTATTCGTATCAGGAGCTGATCGACGAACAGGGAAGAGTGATTCCCAATGAAGCCCCAACGGAATTTCCCAGCGGCAGCGTTTACCGGGAATTCCTGACGAAGAACAGGATAGGCACTCCTTCCGCCACTTTGATAAGAAGAGAAGTGTTTGAAAAAATTGGTTTGTTCGATGAAACCAGGGAGTGCATATCCTGTGAGGACTATGATTTGTGGTTACGGATATCCGGAAATTTTGACGTGATGTTCTGTCCGGGAACTCTTGTATCTTATCGAGTACGCAACTCGGGCATTTCACAAAACCTGGACAAGCACTTGAAAGCTCATCATTACGTCTTTAATAAGTTGATTTCTCAACATATTGAATCTCCGAAACTGACTGATCGGGAGTTCTATGCGGCATTTGGCTTCAACTTGCATCATACTTTGAAGAGATTCGCTTATGGTTACTATTACATCGTAGAAAACCGGACCAAGGCCAGATGTCTTATGTTGGCGGTTCTTCGGAAGCATCCCTTTTGCCTCAAGGACATTCTGTATTTTATTATCTTTTCCATGCCGGATCCTTTATTCCGGGTTCTCAGAAAAACCAAGCAAGAGCTGGCTGATGCTTGTTTATCGCTGCAGTTAAAGTCGTGA
- a CDS encoding glycosyltransferase WbsX family protein: MARLIAFYLPQYHPIPENDTWWGKGFTEWTNVAKAKPLFRGHYQPHIPADLGFYDLRVPETRAAQAEMAREYGIEAFCYYHYWFAGRRLLERPFNEVLASGEPDFPFCLCWANQSWTGIWHGAPNRILVEQTYPGFDDYSSHFQELLKAFTDRRYVTVDGKPLFLIFRPKEIPDPMRVIGFWREMAVKAGLKGLYLVGVTEEPDWIPQQLGFDAYVISRHPSIPWITRRTPIKWMIKQYQVKTGKPAIFSYEKDFADLQPIKIAHGDNYPCLLPNWDNTPRSKSNGLVLHDSTPEAFRKHVKKALEISRDKPDERKLVFIKSWNEWAEGNHLEPDLKFGRAYLEILRNEISNEFITRKWQSEDRFSEI; the protein is encoded by the coding sequence ATGGCCAGATTGATCGCATTTTATCTGCCCCAATATCATCCAATCCCGGAAAACGACACGTGGTGGGGTAAAGGTTTCACCGAATGGACAAACGTGGCAAAGGCAAAGCCATTGTTCCGCGGTCATTACCAGCCGCATATCCCCGCTGATTTGGGTTTTTATGATTTAAGGGTGCCTGAAACAAGAGCTGCACAAGCTGAAATGGCAAGAGAATATGGCATAGAGGCATTTTGTTATTATCACTACTGGTTTGCTGGAAGAAGATTGCTCGAAAGACCTTTTAACGAGGTTCTGGCATCGGGAGAACCCGATTTTCCCTTTTGTCTTTGTTGGGCTAACCAATCATGGACTGGAATTTGGCATGGTGCTCCGAACAGAATATTAGTCGAGCAAACCTATCCCGGATTCGACGACTATAGCAGCCACTTTCAGGAGTTATTAAAGGCTTTCACGGATAGACGTTATGTAACAGTTGATGGTAAGCCTCTCTTTCTGATATTCCGACCCAAGGAAATACCTGATCCCATGCGGGTCATTGGTTTCTGGAGGGAAATGGCGGTAAAGGCTGGTTTGAAGGGTTTGTATCTGGTCGGAGTGACCGAAGAGCCTGATTGGATTCCGCAGCAGCTTGGATTCGATGCGTATGTAATATCGCGTCATCCTTCCATACCCTGGATCACACGTCGTACGCCTATAAAATGGATGATCAAGCAATATCAAGTCAAAACAGGAAAACCCGCTATTTTTTCCTACGAAAAGGATTTTGCGGATTTGCAACCGATCAAGATTGCACATGGGGATAATTATCCCTGTTTATTGCCAAACTGGGACAATACGCCAAGGAGCAAATCCAACGGCCTTGTTCTTCATGATTCAACCCCGGAAGCATTTAGAAAACATGTCAAAAAAGCCTTGGAAATATCGAGAGATAAACCTGACGAACGCAAACTTGTTTTTATAAAATCATGGAACGAATGGGCGGAAGGAAATCATCTCGAGCCGGATTTGAAATTTGGAAGGGCTTACCTTGAAATTTTACGTAATGAAATATCGAATGAATTCATAACGAGAAAATGGCAAAGCGAGGACAGATTTTCGGAAATTTGA
- a CDS encoding DegT/DnrJ/EryC1/StrS family aminotransferase, translating into MKENIDDLAIFGGTPTFQETLHVGRPNLGDRERLLKRINDMLDRKWLSNNGPYVQEFERRISDMIGVKNCISMCNGTVALEIAIRSLELKGEVILPSFTFVATAHALQWQEITPVFCDIDPKTHTIDPSCIEKMITPRTTGIIGVHLWGRPCDIEALEEIAASHRLKLLFDAAHGFGCSYKGRMIGSFGSAEVFSFHATKFFNTCEGGAIATNDDDLAGKIRLMKNFGFSGYDNVIYIGTNGKMNEFSALMGLTNLESIDEFIAVNFGNYRCYEQELRDLAGVTLINYDQREKCNYQYVVLEIDESITHVTRDQIVDILRAENVLARRYFYPGCHRMEPYRSYFPHARLVLPETERLANRVLSLPAGTAVGPDEIRKICQIMRLAVVYGLEAEERLSSHVAIAPVIKHINAGARLASPNHSPL; encoded by the coding sequence ATGAAAGAGAATATCGATGATCTGGCTATATTTGGCGGAACTCCCACTTTTCAAGAAACACTCCATGTCGGACGTCCCAATCTTGGGGACCGGGAGCGATTGCTTAAGCGCATCAATGACATGCTGGATAGAAAGTGGCTCAGCAATAATGGGCCTTATGTGCAGGAATTCGAACGGCGGATTTCCGACATGATCGGCGTCAAGAACTGTATTTCCATGTGCAACGGTACTGTTGCTTTGGAAATTGCTATCCGTTCTCTCGAGTTGAAAGGCGAAGTCATTCTCCCTTCTTTCACCTTCGTTGCTACCGCGCATGCGCTGCAATGGCAGGAGATTACCCCGGTTTTCTGCGATATCGATCCCAAAACACACACGATTGACCCATCCTGCATAGAAAAGATGATCACGCCCCGGACGACCGGTATCATAGGTGTGCATCTCTGGGGCCGCCCATGCGATATCGAAGCACTGGAAGAAATCGCAGCTTCACATCGTTTAAAACTGCTGTTTGATGCCGCCCATGGCTTTGGCTGTTCGTACAAAGGGAGGATGATCGGCAGCTTCGGAAGCGCAGAGGTCTTCAGCTTTCATGCAACAAAATTCTTTAATACCTGCGAGGGGGGAGCAATAGCCACAAATGACGATGACCTGGCCGGCAAAATTCGCCTGATGAAGAATTTCGGGTTCTCAGGATATGACAACGTCATCTATATCGGGACAAATGGGAAGATGAACGAATTCTCTGCGCTGATGGGATTGACGAATCTCGAAAGTATAGATGAATTTATTGCAGTGAACTTCGGGAATTACAGATGCTATGAACAGGAACTCAGAGACTTGGCGGGAGTCACCCTCATCAATTATGATCAGAGGGAGAAGTGCAACTATCAATACGTCGTTCTTGAAATCGACGAATCCATTACGCACGTGACCCGGGATCAGATAGTGGACATTCTCCGTGCAGAAAATGTTCTGGCGCGGCGTTACTTCTATCCGGGCTGTCACAGGATGGAACCTTACCGTTCCTACTTTCCCCATGCAAGACTGGTGTTGCCTGAAACCGAGAGACTCGCAAACCGTGTGCTTTCTCTTCCTGCCGGTACTGCTGTCGGTCCGGATGAGATAAGAAAAATCTGTCAGATAATGCGGCTGGCAGTCGTATATGGTCTTGAGGCTGAAGAAAGGTTGTCAAGTCATGTTGCTATTGCTCCGGTGATTAAACATATCAACGCAGGAGCGAGACTTGCCTCGCCCAATCATTCGCCCCTATAA
- a CDS encoding FemAB family XrtA/PEP-CTERM system-associated protein: MTVQHYNEDGTAWDAFVASHRHSTNYHLYGWRNVIEKSFGHMVYYLVARNSNNEICGVLPLVHMKSMLFGSFLVSLPFFNYGGLLCSEDNAGATLLNMARCMLRDVRADHAELRHLHICEEELATKQHKVTMILDLEQDEETQWKALDAKVRNQVRKAEKCGLQTITGHMELLDGFYAVFCRNMRDLGTPVYSKGFFRNILETFPDTSRIISVMLEGKTVASGLLIWFRDSLEVPWASSIIDYREKCPNNLLYWEAIRFAIRKGARKFDFGRSTPGEGTYRFKKQWGAKPVQLYWQYLLEKGKHVPELNPGNPKYRLAIKVWQQLPVTVTKVLGPRIVKSIP, from the coding sequence ATGACTGTTCAACATTACAACGAAGACGGAACAGCGTGGGACGCCTTTGTTGCTTCCCATCGGCACAGTACCAATTATCACCTGTACGGCTGGCGCAATGTTATCGAAAAGAGTTTCGGGCATATGGTCTATTACCTGGTTGCCAGAAACAGCAACAATGAAATTTGTGGGGTCTTGCCGCTCGTTCACATGAAAAGCATGCTGTTCGGCAGCTTCCTTGTTTCACTGCCATTTTTTAATTACGGCGGATTGTTGTGTAGTGAAGACAATGCCGGCGCAACTCTGCTGAACATGGCTCGATGCATGCTCCGGGATGTCCGTGCCGACCATGCGGAGTTGCGTCATCTCCATATCTGCGAAGAAGAGCTTGCGACGAAACAGCACAAGGTAACCATGATTCTCGACCTGGAGCAGGACGAGGAAACCCAGTGGAAGGCGCTAGATGCCAAGGTACGAAACCAGGTACGCAAAGCGGAAAAGTGCGGATTGCAGACCATAACGGGGCACATGGAACTGCTGGACGGGTTTTACGCGGTTTTTTGCCGGAACATGAGAGATCTGGGTACGCCTGTGTACAGCAAGGGTTTCTTCCGCAATATCCTTGAGACTTTCCCAGATACTTCCCGCATCATTTCGGTGATGCTGGAAGGGAAAACGGTCGCTTCCGGTTTGTTGATCTGGTTCAGAGATAGCCTGGAAGTCCCGTGGGCATCGTCGATTATCGACTACCGGGAAAAATGCCCGAACAATCTCCTCTATTGGGAGGCCATCAGGTTCGCCATCAGGAAAGGGGCCAGGAAATTCGACTTCGGCCGATCGACTCCGGGGGAGGGGACTTACCGTTTCAAGAAGCAGTGGGGAGCCAAGCCCGTTCAGCTCTACTGGCAGTATCTGCTGGAAAAAGGGAAGCACGTTCCGGAACTGAATCCTGGCAATCCGAAGTACCGGCTGGCCATAAAGGTTTGGCAGCAACTGCCGGTGACGGTGACGAAGGTTCTCGGGCCGCGGATCGTAAAAAGCATTCCCTGA
- a CDS encoding Ig-like domain-containing protein, whose product MLNPDGSPRYPILISLASEAIADYEISPLRNYVSAGGFVFVGSSAFTRYPDGTNRGDFALAGEMGLHMANSNQTESNNWNWYGNKHFTKTTDHRLTSHIPSGTLVWNAPLTSEEIPWGNSPAHVIHGKHWTWSVVANGATVVANGDSGPLLTVKNYGQGQFIYHGAIQPLIGHGMIDPSMYAYLVYRRAIEWAFESFTLPIVKLSPWRYPYDAALVVRHDFEEYIDLIKTIKSSAQFEHSIGAVGEYYFSTGALRTYTGSDRATIISSLRDAVSYYGATIGSHNGGLKNPGNPSLQPSDHDYWHWGPDEALDQSPPGYANGKAYASASILASFKDIEGWLAGIDNGRPGCGATGTCPRTWASPYFNSTREDSYDILEQLGSITMGEQKIGPFPHFTLSYKKPGKRIYSHVSQPTSDWFVGTEIPQALEWGHTTDSIRAAVDFYYDIGGLLLNYYGHAPSNSGGLEQEYVSYSMSKPKLWSTNAVGIYDWWLLRSKVNVTPNFTRSGNTSIVTASVFGVTDADTAIEIVLPRGSSETIGNMQVFLDGTPANPADYRTTNYGAKVRIGASVSTVQIQYSVSATPVAVNDTYSTNANTTLNQAVPGVLGNDTDPQGAILTAQLVSGPSHGTLTLNTNGAFTYTPAANYAGNDSFTYMANNGTINSNVATVTITVLPTVALSSLSLNPSSVAGGATSRGTVGLSGPAPSGGVSVSLSDNSSAAGVPASVTIPSGSTSAIFTITTTPVAGSTPVTISASYGGVTRTATLTVARPVLSALSVSPTSVRGGATSRGTVRLSSPAPSGGVVVSLSDNSSAAGVPANVTIAGGSTSATFTITTTRVTRSTSVTISAAYGGVTKRTTLRVTRY is encoded by the coding sequence TTGCTTAACCCTGATGGCTCGCCGCGCTACCCGATTCTGATCAGCCTGGCTTCTGAAGCGATAGCCGATTACGAGATTTCTCCGCTCCGCAATTATGTCAGCGCAGGAGGCTTCGTGTTCGTCGGCTCATCGGCCTTTACACGTTATCCCGATGGCACTAACCGTGGTGATTTTGCCCTGGCCGGAGAAATGGGATTGCACATGGCCAATTCCAACCAGACTGAATCCAACAATTGGAACTGGTATGGGAACAAGCATTTCACCAAGACTACCGACCATCGGCTGACCAGTCATATCCCAAGTGGTACACTCGTTTGGAACGCCCCCTTGACCTCAGAGGAGATTCCCTGGGGTAATTCACCTGCCCACGTAATTCATGGCAAGCACTGGACATGGTCGGTTGTTGCCAATGGTGCTACGGTTGTTGCAAATGGTGATTCAGGTCCGCTTCTGACGGTTAAGAATTACGGACAAGGACAGTTTATCTACCATGGAGCAATTCAACCACTCATCGGCCACGGAATGATCGACCCAAGCATGTATGCTTATCTCGTCTATCGCAGGGCCATCGAGTGGGCCTTCGAATCTTTCACCCTTCCGATCGTTAAGCTTAGTCCATGGCGATATCCGTACGACGCGGCTTTAGTTGTTCGCCACGATTTTGAGGAATATATTGACCTGATAAAAACTATCAAATCCTCGGCCCAGTTTGAACATTCCATCGGGGCTGTAGGCGAGTACTATTTCAGTACAGGTGCGCTACGCACCTATACGGGATCGGATCGTGCCACGATAATCTCCAGCCTTCGGGACGCCGTGTCTTACTACGGGGCTACAATCGGGTCGCACAACGGCGGTCTTAAGAACCCCGGAAACCCCTCCCTGCAACCATCTGATCATGATTACTGGCACTGGGGGCCGGACGAAGCGCTGGACCAAAGTCCGCCGGGTTACGCGAACGGCAAGGCCTATGCTTCCGCTTCTATTCTGGCTTCTTTCAAGGATATCGAAGGCTGGCTGGCCGGGATCGACAACGGCCGTCCCGGTTGCGGTGCAACCGGGACGTGCCCAAGGACCTGGGCTTCACCATACTTCAATTCCACCCGTGAAGATTCCTACGATATCCTGGAGCAATTAGGCTCGATCACCATGGGCGAACAAAAAATCGGCCCCTTTCCGCACTTCACGCTCTCGTATAAGAAACCCGGCAAGCGTATTTATTCTCACGTTTCGCAGCCGACGAGCGACTGGTTTGTCGGCACTGAAATCCCTCAAGCCCTTGAATGGGGTCACACTACTGATTCCATAAGGGCAGCGGTTGATTTCTACTATGACATCGGCGGATTGTTGCTCAATTACTACGGACATGCACCTTCTAACAGCGGAGGGTTGGAACAAGAGTACGTGAGTTATAGCATGTCGAAGCCCAAATTGTGGTCCACCAATGCCGTAGGGATCTACGACTGGTGGCTTTTACGCTCGAAGGTAAATGTGACTCCCAATTTCACAAGGTCCGGTAACACCTCCATCGTGACGGCATCGGTATTCGGAGTTACGGACGCAGACACTGCCATTGAAATAGTTCTTCCCAGGGGATCATCTGAGACTATCGGGAATATGCAGGTGTTTCTTGATGGAACACCGGCTAATCCCGCGGATTATAGAACCACCAACTATGGCGCAAAAGTTCGGATAGGTGCTTCAGTTTCAACTGTCCAAATACAGTATTCGGTGTCGGCAACCCCCGTAGCGGTGAATGATACGTACAGCACCAACGCAAATACGACCCTGAATCAGGCTGTCCCGGGAGTGCTGGGCAACGATACCGATCCCCAGGGAGCGATCCTGACGGCGCAACTGGTGAGCGGCCCATCCCATGGCACCCTCACCCTCAATACCAACGGAGCTTTCACCTATACACCGGCTGCGAACTATGCGGGGAACGACAGTTTTACCTACATGGCGAACAATGGAACAATTAATAGTAATGTCGCAACTGTCACTATTACTGTTTTGCCTACAGTAGCATTGAGTTCGCTTTCGCTTAACCCAAGTAGTGTTGCAGGCGGGGCTACTTCCCGGGGCACGGTGGGATTGAGCGGTCCTGCACCGAGTGGCGGTGTGTCGGTGTCGTTAAGCGACAATTCGTCAGCAGCAGGTGTTCCTGCCAGCGTGACGATACCGAGTGGCAGCACCAGCGCCATATTTACGATTACCACCACGCCGGTGGCCGGCTCGACTCCTGTAACCATTTCTGCCAGCTATGGGGGGGTGACGAGAACAGCCACGCTGACGGTTGCGCGGCCGGTATTGAGTGCGCTTTCGGTAAGCCCAACAAGTGTCAGGGGCGGAGCCACTTCCAGGGGCACGGTGAGGTTGAGCAGTCCTGCGCCGAGTGGCGGTGTGGTAGTGTCGTTAAGCGATAATTCGTCAGCAGCCGGTGTGCCTGCCAATGTAACGATAGCGGGTGGCAGCACCAGCGCAACGTTCACGATTACCACCACTCGGGTGACCAGATCCACATCGGTCACCATTTCTGCTGCTTATGGCGGCGTGACCAAAAGAACTACCTTGAGGGTTACCAGGTACTGA
- a CDS encoding glycosyltransferase family 2 protein, producing the protein MKRSPLISIIIPTYNDSEVVCDAIDCSLNQAYDNLEIIVVDDGSSDGTGGLLKEKYGSRIKYLYQENKGLSSARNTGIRHASGKYLQFLDADDLIYDRKISLQLEQIKNISGIAVAYCDYIFSTIGDMTITYGERMSPVLQDEKPFDDLMMKWETELCIPPHCFLFDAAIFREYGVAFDENLPNHEDWECWMNVFALDPKVVFIEMPLANYRRRRESMCVNKLKMRKGYLLAIDKQIQKNKSNNEVVKKLNVRKKQIRCLYRDVSPIMRLMKRCHPVVKKMYNEMVPWRIQRIFD; encoded by the coding sequence ATGAAACGATCCCCACTGATAAGCATAATCATACCAACCTATAATGACAGCGAAGTGGTGTGCGATGCCATCGACTGCTCATTGAATCAAGCATACGATAATCTGGAAATCATAGTTGTCGATGACGGATCTTCCGATGGTACTGGAGGATTGTTGAAAGAGAAATATGGGAGCAGAATCAAATACCTTTATCAGGAAAATAAAGGCCTTTCCAGTGCAAGAAATACCGGCATAAGGCATGCCTCCGGGAAATATCTGCAATTTCTTGATGCGGATGATCTGATTTACGACCGCAAGATCAGTTTACAACTGGAACAAATAAAGAATATCTCCGGTATTGCGGTGGCTTATTGCGATTATATTTTCAGCACTATCGGTGACATGACAATAACGTACGGAGAAAGAATGAGTCCCGTATTGCAGGACGAGAAGCCATTTGATGACCTGATGATGAAATGGGAAACAGAGTTGTGCATACCACCCCATTGCTTCTTGTTTGATGCCGCTATTTTTCGGGAATATGGAGTAGCCTTCGATGAAAACCTGCCGAATCATGAGGACTGGGAATGCTGGATGAATGTGTTCGCACTCGATCCCAAGGTCGTTTTCATTGAAATGCCACTCGCCAATTACCGGAGGAGAAGAGAATCCATGTGCGTAAACAAGCTTAAGATGAGAAAGGGTTACCTTTTGGCAATCGATAAGCAAATTCAGAAGAATAAATCAAACAATGAAGTGGTTAAGAAGCTCAATGTCAGAAAGAAGCAGATAAGATGCCTTTACCGGGATGTGAGCCCGATAATGAGGTTAATGAAGAGATGCCACCCGGTTGTTAAAAAGATGTACAACGAGATGGTCCCCTGGCGAATACAGCGGATATTTGACTGA
- a CDS encoding glycosyltransferase, translating into MKVSVAMITYNHEEFIAKAIDSVMMQRTNFDYEIVIGEDCSTDNTRNIVSDYQKKYPDKFRLLLNEKNIGANRNAEQTFGSCTGEYVAVLDGDDYWTSPYKLQKQVDFLDNHPECVICFHNVLMFYKDGSHECHVYCPPGQKEFSTVEDLLEKGNIIPTCSKMYRRGLLDHVPHWICSLKMGDWPVDILHALYGKIGYINEIMGVYVIHQTGMWFGIRQNWEEKNKANIEVYEKFYDLLESKYKRIIKRILHERHVDVAEQYEDMGKLTKAKEFAVRSVTKYFVMSTRSFKLLLRLYVPALYKLLKSLKLEPMTWE; encoded by the coding sequence ATGAAAGTAAGCGTAGCAATGATAACATACAATCACGAGGAATTTATAGCGAAGGCGATAGATAGTGTCATGATGCAAAGGACTAACTTTGACTATGAAATAGTAATTGGCGAAGATTGCTCTACCGATAATACCCGCAATATCGTCAGTGACTATCAAAAAAAATATCCTGATAAATTCAGATTGTTATTGAATGAAAAAAATATTGGAGCAAATAGAAACGCTGAGCAAACTTTCGGATCCTGCACAGGCGAATATGTGGCTGTGCTTGATGGTGATGACTATTGGACATCTCCTTACAAATTGCAGAAGCAGGTGGATTTCCTGGATAATCATCCTGAATGTGTGATTTGTTTTCATAATGTTTTGATGTTTTATAAGGACGGATCCCATGAATGCCATGTTTATTGCCCTCCCGGTCAAAAAGAATTCTCTACCGTCGAGGATTTACTGGAAAAAGGCAACATTATTCCGACTTGTTCAAAGATGTATCGCAGAGGGCTATTGGATCACGTCCCGCATTGGATTTGTTCATTGAAAATGGGGGATTGGCCCGTTGATATTTTGCATGCACTGTATGGGAAGATTGGCTACATTAACGAAATTATGGGGGTTTACGTGATCCATCAGACCGGAATGTGGTTTGGAATAAGGCAAAACTGGGAAGAAAAAAATAAAGCAAATATTGAGGTTTATGAAAAATTTTACGATTTACTGGAGAGTAAATATAAGAGAATTATTAAACGTATTTTACACGAACGGCATGTTGATGTAGCCGAACAATATGAAGATATGGGTAAATTGACCAAGGCTAAAGAATTCGCCGTGAGATCTGTCACAAAGTACTTTGTAATGAGCACAAGATCGTTCAAGTTGTTATTGAGATTGTATGTTCCCGCACTATATAAACTGCTGAAATCCCTGAAACTCGAACCAATGACTTGGGAATAA
- a CDS encoding amino acid adenylation domain-containing protein, translated as MCGYLLQHLLEHSARKYPDNVAVVFKEKSVTYSELEQQSNDLARKLQQSGIKKGDRVGIMLSKSIETIVSLFGILKSGAIYVPIDPSAPVNRITYIIKHCGIECLIASSPNLNTLLSDSEEQMSVTKAIVVGKDHDESRHLNILAECLPFYQVSDNGDSEFQSVEMSDSSPAYILHTSGSTGNPKGVAISHLNALTFVEMAARFFKISETDRFCNHAPLHFDLSVFDIFVAVKCGAAIVLLPELLSTFPVKLSEFIAKEQITIWNSVSSVLTMLADKGMLERHSFDALRIVHFSGDIMPAKYLRVLTKHMGNASFFNIYGQTEANSSMFYPIGELPDDDAWRIPIGRPFPNFEVFALNDAGEVISRVGEDGELYVGSSTVALGYWGEEWMTGDKFVPDPRYPVSRKIVYKTGDLVRIDGHGNYVFSGRKDNMVKSRGYRIELEEIETVLSSHPEIMAAVVLPIPDELVGNRIVAVIVPMSNRTVGKEDVVRHCATRLPKYMMPEIMEFRDSLPMTSSGKIDRKTLAGICAGNYRHSQEDSV; from the coding sequence ATGTGCGGCTATCTGCTTCAACATTTATTGGAACACAGCGCCAGGAAATATCCTGATAACGTGGCCGTCGTCTTTAAGGAAAAATCCGTAACCTATTCCGAACTGGAACAACAGAGCAATGATCTGGCCCGGAAACTTCAGCAGTCGGGAATAAAAAAGGGTGATCGTGTCGGCATAATGCTTTCCAAATCGATCGAGACGATCGTATCTCTCTTTGGGATACTGAAGTCCGGGGCAATATATGTACCGATCGACCCTTCTGCACCGGTTAACAGGATTACATATATTATCAAACACTGCGGCATTGAATGTCTGATTGCATCATCTCCGAATTTGAACACATTATTATCAGATTCAGAGGAACAAATGTCTGTTACGAAGGCAATAGTAGTTGGAAAAGATCATGATGAGTCAAGGCATCTGAATATTCTTGCCGAATGTCTGCCATTTTACCAGGTATCCGACAACGGCGATTCCGAATTTCAATCCGTAGAGATGTCCGACAGCAGCCCGGCATACATACTTCATACATCCGGTTCTACCGGGAATCCGAAAGGCGTTGCCATATCTCATCTGAATGCGCTTACCTTTGTTGAAATGGCAGCAAGGTTTTTTAAGATAAGCGAGACGGACAGGTTCTGTAATCACGCGCCGTTGCATTTCGATCTCTCGGTGTTTGACATATTCGTTGCAGTGAAATGCGGGGCGGCAATTGTGCTGCTTCCCGAGTTGTTGTCGACATTTCCTGTGAAGTTGAGTGAATTTATAGCTAAAGAACAAATCACCATCTGGAATTCGGTCTCTTCAGTTTTAACCATGCTTGCAGACAAGGGAATGCTGGAACGGCACAGCTTCGACGCTCTGCGCATCGTTCATTTTTCCGGCGATATCATGCCTGCAAAGTATCTGCGTGTATTAACAAAACATATGGGCAATGCATCATTCTTTAATATTTACGGCCAGACTGAAGCGAATTCCTCAATGTTTTATCCCATCGGGGAGTTACCCGACGATGACGCATGGCGCATCCCCATCGGCAGGCCGTTCCCGAACTTTGAAGTCTTTGCTCTGAATGACGCCGGGGAAGTCATCAGCCGGGTGGGGGAGGACGGGGAACTGTACGTCGGCAGTTCCACCGTTGCCCTTGGGTACTGGGGAGAGGAATGGATGACCGGTGATAAGTTCGTGCCTGACCCACGGTATCCCGTTTCCCGGAAAATCGTCTACAAGACAGGTGATCTTGTCCGGATCGACGGGCATGGCAATTATGTTTTTTCCGGCCGCAAAGACAACATGGTGAAAAGTCGAGGTTACCGTATCGAGCTTGAAGAGATAGAAACTGTGCTGTCAAGCCATCCGGAGATCATGGCCGCCGTGGTGCTTCCAATTCCGGACGAGCTTGTCGGGAACAGGATTGTCGCCGTTATCGTTCCCATGAGTAACCGCACGGTCGGAAAAGAGGATGTTGTCAGGCATTGTGCTACGCGATTACCCAAATATATGATGCCTGAGATTATGGAGTTTCGGGATTCTCTGCCGATGACATCATCGGGAAAGATAGATAGAAAAACCTTGGCGGGGATCTGCGCCGGGAATTATCGCCACAGTCAAGAGGATAGTGTTTGA